One window of the Candidatus Zixiibacteriota bacterium genome contains the following:
- the lgt gene encoding prolipoprotein diacylglyceryl transferase: protein MHPELFHIGSFALRSFGLMLAISFFVGILYIRRRAFSEKIDVNFVLNLAFVVIFTGIIGARLFYVLFHWSEFASDWWAAINPFRSGGEFGIAGLNLYGGVVLAIIATLVYVHWKKQPLWQTVDIFAPAVALGIFISRIGCFLNGCCFGTPCDLPFGVSFPEGSIPYYQFGATPLHPTQLYSSLYGLLLFFALHYFDKHKRFFGATFALLLMIEAVFRFLIEYVRYYEPEMVTHLFGIQFTYNHLIAIGLFLFGLILWIVLSRRPELVARD, encoded by the coding sequence TTGCACCCGGAACTTTTTCATATCGGCTCGTTTGCGCTCCGCAGCTTTGGCCTGATGCTGGCCATATCGTTCTTCGTCGGCATCTTGTACATCCGCCGCCGTGCCTTCAGCGAGAAGATTGACGTCAACTTCGTGCTGAATCTGGCGTTCGTAGTGATCTTCACCGGCATCATTGGCGCGCGCCTGTTCTACGTGCTGTTTCATTGGTCGGAGTTCGCCAGCGATTGGTGGGCGGCGATCAATCCGTTCCGATCCGGCGGCGAATTCGGTATTGCCGGGCTGAACCTGTATGGCGGCGTGGTCCTGGCGATTATCGCGACGCTGGTTTACGTGCACTGGAAGAAGCAGCCGTTATGGCAGACCGTGGACATCTTCGCCCCGGCCGTGGCGCTGGGAATCTTTATCAGCCGGATCGGGTGTTTCTTGAACGGCTGTTGTTTCGGCACACCGTGCGATTTGCCATTCGGTGTCTCGTTTCCCGAGGGTTCGATTCCCTATTATCAGTTCGGCGCGACGCCGCTGCATCCAACGCAGCTCTATTCCTCGCTGTATGGACTGCTTTTGTTCTTCGCGCTCCACTACTTCGACAAGCACAAGCGCTTCTTTGGGGCGACGTTTGCCCTGTTGCTGATGATCGAGGCGGTTTTCCGGTTCCTGATCGAGTATGTCCGCTACTACGAGCCGGAAATGGTGACGCACCTGTTCGGCATCCAATTCACTTACAATCACCTGATTGCTATCGGGCTGTTCCTGTTCGGGCTGATCCTCTGGATCGTCCTGAGCCGCCGCCCGGAATTAGTAGCCCGCGACTAA
- a CDS encoding DUF4430 domain-containing protein, producing MKTNFSFALIIVLCLLVASCSRKGVVLQRFTFVADSTGSVFAQTRARYSVEFDSTAMGTFVKSINGATNTKTAYWLYFVNTKPAHEAADRFRPQPGDTIEWRLVAGY from the coding sequence ATGAAGACCAATTTTAGCTTCGCCTTGATCATTGTGCTCTGCCTGTTGGTGGCCTCGTGCAGCCGGAAGGGCGTGGTGCTCCAACGCTTCACTTTCGTTGCCGACTCGACCGGATCGGTTTTTGCGCAGACTCGCGCTCGCTACAGCGTCGAGTTCGACTCCACTGCCATGGGGACCTTTGTGAAGTCGATCAATGGGGCGACAAACACCAAGACGGCTTACTGGCTGTATTTCGTCAACACCAAGCCGGCGCACGAAGCCGCCGACCGTTTCCGGCCGCAGCCCGGCGACACGATCGAGTGGCGCTTAGTCGCGGGCTACTAA